DNA sequence from the Thermodesulfobacteriota bacterium genome:
GCGATAAAGACTTACCAGAGGACAATCAGCTTAAACACCACTAATGATGATCTACACATTAAATTGGGAAATCTTTTTTACGCCCAGGAAAGATACCAGGAGGCTCAGAGCGAATATGAAAAGGCCGTTCAATTAAATCCAACTGCCGAAAGTCATTACTCACTGGGGCAGGCATATCTGGAAACGGGTCGCTATATGGATGCCCATACCCAGTTCGGCAAAGCTCATCGGCTGGCTCCGGAAAGTCCAAACGGCAAGTACGGAATCGGTCTTGCCTACAGCAAACAGGAACGTTATGAAGATGCGATTCGCATGTTTAAAGATGCAATTGGCAAAAAAAAAGACTTTTATGACGCCTATGCAGAAATGGGATATGCCTATGCCGATCTGGGGCAGATGGATGAGGCACAGAAAATTGTTGATTTTCTCGACAGTGAAGATTCCGGGCTGGCAGATATTTTGAGCGGCTATATGTACAAGGTTGATCCCCCGAAATTTTCTTTTGTAGATCCCACCAGCACGTTTTTGCGCACCATGCCCAGGAATACACTTCTATCCACTCTGGATGATTATCTGGCAAATGCCAATGCGTCTAAAACCTTTACCATGATATTCCAGTTTGACAAGGAGATGGACCGGGAGTCTGTGGAAAACAGATTAAACTGGACCATTAAACGGTCCACCGGAAGCGGGCCCGGAGAGGCATATAATTTCGGATTTACAGTTCCTGATACAGAGGTGACCATTTCACTATTTCCGGATAACGTCTATTATGATGCCAAATCCTTTTCAGCCACAGTTAGATTTACCATTGAACAAAACGAAAACGCCGATGGGACTATTGATCCCAGTCACATTGAATTTTCT
Encoded proteins:
- a CDS encoding tetratricopeptide repeat protein, which produces MMDSINSTSSAKLFSATIQNSTNLESLSNSALSNGIDLYIQKDYKGAIKEFQRSIGLALNSSYSTEATEYMANAYLKLDDAENAIKTYQRTISLNTTNDDLHIKLGNLFYAQERYQEAQSEYEKAVQLNPTAESHYSLGQAYLETGRYMDAHTQFGKAHRLAPESPNGKYGIGLAYSKQERYEDAIRMFKDAIGKKKDFYDAYAEMGYAYADLGQMDEAQKIVDFLDSEDSGLADILSGYMYKVDPPKFSFVDPTSTFLRTMPRNTLLSTLDDYLANANASKTFTMIFQFDKEMDRESVENRLNWTIKRSTGSGPGEAYNFGFTVPDTEVTISLFPDNVYYDAKSFSATVRFTIEQNENADGTIDPSHIEFSFTGKDKYGLTMDSDFDQVTGFSGIA